GCCACCTTGTCGTCCACGTAGCAGGCGCTTGGGATGGAGGGCACTCCTTCCCTCAGCAACTGATGTATACTCTCGAATAGCGCCTTGTTGTTTGATAGGTACAGATTCGACTCGCACTCcagttcttttatttttctgtacaGCCGTTCGCACATGTTGGGTTTTTGTTCATCCGGGAGGGGTTACCAAGGTGTTCCCGCGATACAGGGTGATGTCGTTACTTCCTCGTTAGCAACCGTTCTGTTATCATCTCCCTATGATCACGCGCAAATGTAGAgttactacttttttttttttctgtccttTTCTTTACCATCGCGGGGAACGGCCAAACTCGGCTCAAAGGTGAAATTCGTTGGgaaattgtttaaaaaaaggaaaaacgtagcagctagccaaaaaaaaaaaaaaaaaaaaaaaaaaaattagctagccaggaaaaaaaaaaaaaaaaacatatgcacatttacacacacacacacacacacatgggGTCTATGGTAACTCCGAGCCCATCGACAAATACGGACATTTCCCCCTTATGTGCCATTCTCTACCACGGTTAGCCACAAATctgcaaaaagaaaacaaaacaaacaaatggaaacGCCAAACCGAGTGGAAGGGAAATGTGTTCCATATGGGAGGGCTTGGCCGAAGGTGAGCACACACATCCTCAGTAGGGGGGTACACGGAGAATAACGTGCAGAAAATTATCAAATTGGGAAAAGTTAGCGGCGAGCCAATAGAGTGGCGTCTTCAGCGGAATTTGAATCCCGTTGATTATTATGAACATGTAGGGGCTGAAAATTAAGTAATCGTCTtcgacaaaataaaaaatgctttCCCCGTCGGGGGGTGCACTTGGCACGGCTTCTACAGTTGCTGACACCGCATCCGCCACTGCATTGTCTGGAAGAACGTGACCTTGTGCGCCAACCTCACCCTTTGCCCTGTGATCGTTTGAGTTATCCTGCACCACTGCTACCCCTCCTTCTGTTgcgtgtttttttattttcctaaaaaaggaagggaactGCTCATGCAGAAAGTCCCCCAACGTGTTGGCGAAAAAACCGTCGATGGTATTTTCAGTCCCGTCTGTGGGCGCAATTTTGAACAAAGGACATTTCGTCAACACCTGATTGTATGGGGGTCCATAAATGTGTATAATTATGGGTATCTCCTTAACCATGTTTCCGTCCTTCATAAGGGCGCACACGGAATTGTGCTCCCCGCTGGTGGTGCCGTTGTCCCCGTCTTGCTGTACCTGTGCACACTTGGCGTTAAAGTAATCCACAAAACGGACCATATTATAATCAATGTGCTCCCTATACAAGGCACAAATATTTTCTACGTCAAACCGTTTCAAATTCTGCAGTAAGTCATTTTCCACTTGCTGCGGCAACATCTGAAGCACcctattatttttgttaatcaCGTAGTTCGCCTTTTTCAGCTGATTGATGAGGCATTCTTCAAAGTCGTGAAATCCTCTATACAGAGGTATGCAGGTGTTGTAGGGCAACAGGTTGATGTTTCCATCgtaattcattttgtttcctCCCCCTCTTGCGAAATGTGCCTTGTagttttcttcatccttgaAGTGTACAACCAACCTCCATGGGACGTTCCTATCCGCTATGCTTAAAAATTGCTGATCATACCAGTCATTATTTACTTGTTTGTTCATTCGCATGTGGTAGTGTTTAACACGGGGATCTTCTACTTTTgttctgtttcttttttcatggGTTTCATCTTCATCCCTACTACATGCCTTCTCCCCACTGACGGAACCCTTTGTTGCACCATTCAATGGAGCTTTGCTTGGGTTCTCGTCCCTATCTACATACTCTCTCTCAGCTTCGTCAAGTAAATTACTTGTCCGATTTGGAGTAATCTCTAAAACGCTAACATGGTCAGGAAATAATTCCCCACTGGAGCATCTCTTCCAGTTTGTTTGCTGTTCTTCTAAGATTGGCAAACTCCAATCCTCCCCTTCCACATCGCAGTATATATCGAACAGTACCCCTATAGGGAGTCTCCAATCGAGGAGGATCCTCTCCTGGAGGGATTTATCAACCTCGGTTCTCCAATTGGGATCTTCTCCACAGGAGGAGGGGGGCATTTCAG
This DNA window, taken from Plasmodium knowlesi strain H genome assembly, chromosome: 13, encodes the following:
- a CDS encoding autophagy protein 5, putative, giving the protein MQKDNGVVPLLERPNVKEINKHIEASGLVLCLILNEKDSPSLTSPSNYLLHVHRYMYLSNIVPKCIEYFGSFVFPFYGNKFGVYFECIQERRKRRGGTPLPLHPNGKEHQEKSTVTCPIINNTTSEMPPSSCGEDPNWRTEVDKSLQERILLDWRLPIGVLFDIYCDVEGEDWSLPILEEQQTNWKRCSSGELFPDHVSVLEITPNRTSNLLDEAEREYVDRDENPSKAPLNGATKGSVSGEKACSRDEDETHEKRNRTKVEDPRVKHYHMRMNKQVNNDWYDQQFLSIADRNVPWRLVVHFKDEENYKAHFARGGGNKMNYDGNINLLPYNTCIPLYRGFHDFEECLINQLKKANYVINKNNRVLQMLPQQVENDLLQNLKRFDVENICALYREHIDYNMVRFVDYFNAKCAQVQQDGDNGTTSGEHNSVCALMKDGNMVKEIPIIIHIYGPPYNQVLTKCPLFKIAPTDGTENTIDGFFANTLGDFLHEQFPSFFRKIKKHATEGGVAVVQDNSNDHRAKGEVGAQGHVLPDNAVADAVSATVEAVPSAPPDGESIFYFVEDDYLIFSPYMFIIINGIQIPLKTPLYWLAANFSQFDNFLHVILRVPPY